The proteins below come from a single Roseofilum reptotaenium CS-1145 genomic window:
- a CDS encoding Uma2 family endonuclease — MLATSSAYKITWEKLPDDFQLPDDPVDNIHQPALAAALTESLDQAGKLPESALTPTNYGICATVNGKMVVKAPDWAYIPQIRVERPEVIRSYTPNLQGDRPVIVLEFLSDTDGGEYSIKATYPPGKYFYYEQILQVPNYGIFDPKTGELELYRLGNHQRYNLKSPNPEGRFWIPEMGLYLGVWQGCRENLESYWLRWWDEQDNLLLWGTEKVEQERQRADAERQRAESERQRADAERSRADRLAAQLRAAGIEINE, encoded by the coding sequence ATGTTAGCCACTTCCTCAGCCTACAAAATTACTTGGGAAAAACTACCGGACGACTTCCAACTCCCTGACGATCCTGTGGATAATATTCATCAACCCGCCCTAGCTGCTGCACTAACTGAGAGTTTAGACCAAGCTGGGAAATTACCCGAAAGTGCCCTAACGCCAACCAACTATGGCATCTGTGCCACTGTCAATGGCAAAATGGTGGTTAAAGCTCCTGATTGGGCTTATATTCCCCAAATCCGAGTGGAGCGTCCAGAGGTAATCCGCAGTTATACCCCAAACTTACAAGGCGATCGACCGGTCATTGTCCTAGAATTTTTATCGGATACGGATGGAGGGGAATATTCGATAAAAGCGACCTATCCTCCAGGCAAATATTTCTATTATGAGCAAATCCTACAAGTGCCCAATTACGGGATTTTTGACCCAAAAACGGGAGAATTAGAACTCTATCGTTTAGGTAACCACCAACGCTACAATCTGAAGTCTCCGAATCCAGAAGGGCGATTTTGGATACCCGAAATGGGTTTATATTTAGGAGTGTGGCAAGGTTGTCGAGAAAACCTAGAGAGCTATTGGCTACGCTGGTGGGATGAACAGGACAATCTATTGCTGTGGGGGACAGAAAAAGTGGAGCAAGAACGGCAACGGGCTGATGCTGAACGACAACGAGCCGAATCAGAGCGTCAACGGGCTGATGCTGAACGATCGCGAGCCGATCGCCTAGCCGCCCAATTACGAGCTGCTGGTATTGAAATTAACGAATAA
- a CDS encoding N-acetylmuramoyl-L-alanine amidase, translating to MKFALSSILVLSTITIAAPPVADAGIFIAYPRDRHETTADRIFLIGTAPVGGEVKVNGQVISRSPQGHFAPSFSLEMGENTFTLRHGNQEKQISVFRKSALPPAPVGLNFAQGSLTPGVNIAKPPGEQVCFSAVAPTPATVTVTLGQQTRPLTPLSTLPQLPPNSAVLTGENQPTTVASTTYKGCATLPLTSEAQILGQPQFTLTLNGQTLTQAAPGTVSILSPKQFEIAEVTAENGVARTGPSTNYSRLTPLPQGTRAKITAQEGEWLRLDYGAWIKREETRVFSSAAPPVSLIRSIQGRQTSGWTEIVFPLQVPVPVSIQQRQNSLTLSLHNTTAQTDTIYLNDGPLIERLDWEQVSPTRIDYTFALKTEQQWGYKLRYEGTTLILSLRHPPQPSRSSSQPLKGMRILLDPGHGSENDLGARGPNGYPEKDVNLVVSKLLRDALQKRGATVLMTREGDDDLWPHDRVEIIEAQEPDLALSIHYNALPDAGDAENTAGIGTFWYHPQSHGLAVFLHQYLVDELQRPSYGVFWNNLALTRPAIAPSVLLELGFMINPREFEWIVDPQSQQELADTLADGIALWVTQTDKP from the coding sequence GTGAAATTTGCTTTATCTTCTATCCTCGTTCTGAGTACCATAACGATCGCCGCTCCTCCGGTCGCTGATGCAGGTATCTTTATTGCCTATCCTCGCGATCGCCACGAGACCACGGCCGATCGCATCTTCCTCATTGGTACAGCTCCCGTTGGAGGAGAGGTTAAGGTGAATGGTCAAGTCATTTCTCGTTCTCCTCAAGGGCATTTTGCCCCTAGTTTTTCCTTGGAAATGGGAGAGAATACCTTTACCCTGCGCCATGGGAATCAGGAAAAGCAGATCTCTGTGTTCCGCAAATCTGCCCTTCCTCCTGCTCCCGTGGGTTTGAATTTTGCCCAGGGATCGCTAACACCGGGAGTCAATATCGCTAAACCTCCTGGAGAACAAGTTTGTTTTTCCGCTGTTGCTCCCACCCCAGCTACCGTTACGGTTACCCTCGGCCAACAAACCCGACCCTTAACCCCCCTCTCTACCCTGCCCCAACTGCCGCCGAATTCAGCAGTTCTCACTGGAGAAAACCAACCGACAACCGTTGCAAGTACCACCTATAAAGGCTGTGCGACGCTTCCCCTCACCTCAGAAGCGCAAATTTTAGGTCAACCCCAATTTACCCTCACGCTCAACGGCCAAACCTTAACCCAAGCAGCTCCGGGAACCGTATCTATTCTTTCTCCTAAGCAATTTGAAATTGCCGAAGTGACTGCTGAAAATGGAGTCGCTCGTACGGGTCCAAGTACCAACTATTCCCGGTTAACGCCCCTTCCGCAAGGAACCCGCGCCAAAATTACCGCCCAAGAAGGGGAATGGCTCAGATTAGACTACGGTGCATGGATCAAACGAGAAGAAACACGAGTCTTTTCTAGTGCAGCTCCTCCTGTTTCCCTCATTCGCAGTATTCAGGGTCGTCAAACCTCTGGATGGACGGAAATTGTATTTCCCCTGCAAGTCCCAGTTCCCGTTAGTATTCAGCAGCGCCAAAATAGTTTAACCCTGAGTTTGCACAATACTACCGCTCAAACCGATACTATTTATCTCAATGATGGCCCTTTAATTGAGCGCCTCGATTGGGAGCAGGTTTCACCGACACGCATTGACTATACATTTGCCCTCAAAACCGAGCAACAATGGGGCTACAAGCTGCGCTATGAAGGTACGACCCTAATTTTATCCTTGCGTCATCCTCCCCAGCCTTCTCGCTCATCCTCTCAACCCTTAAAGGGCATGAGGATTTTACTCGATCCCGGCCATGGGAGCGAGAATGACTTGGGTGCAAGGGGGCCAAACGGGTATCCAGAAAAAGATGTGAATTTGGTGGTCTCTAAGCTACTGCGGGACGCTCTGCAAAAACGAGGGGCAACGGTGTTGATGACCCGCGAAGGGGATGATGACCTCTGGCCCCACGACCGGGTGGAGATCATTGAAGCGCAGGAGCCAGATCTGGCCTTGAGCATCCATTACAATGCCCTTCCCGATGCCGGAGATGCAGAGAATACGGCTGGAATCGGCACATTTTGGTATCATCCCCAGAGCCATGGTTTAGCGGTGTTTTTACATCAATATTTGGTGGATGAACTCCAGCGGCCGTCCTATGGGGTGTTTTGGAACAATTTGGCTCTGACTCGTCCGGCGATCGCCCCTTCCGTTCTGTTAGAGTTGGGCTTTATGATTAACCCCCGAGAATTTGAGTGGATCGTCGATCCTCAGTCCCAACAAGAATTAGCAGACACTCTCGCTGATGGTATTGCACTTTGGGTTACTCAAACCGACAAGCCCTAG
- a CDS encoding UDP-sulfoquinovose synthase encodes MKVLVIGGDGYCGWATALYLSDHGYEVGILDNLVRRHWDQQLCVETLTPIAPIQQRLRKWHELTGKTIDLFIGDINNYDFLIRSLRQFQPEAIVHFGEQRSAPFSMIDREHAVMTQTNNVVGNLNLLFAMKEEFPDTHLVKLGTMGEYGTPNIDIEEGYIEINHNGRKDTLPYPKQPGSFYHLSKVHDSHNIHFACKIWGLRATDLNQGVVYGVHTEQTKRDELLINRLDYDGVFGTALNRFCIQAAIGHPLTVYGKGGQTRGFLDIRDTVRCIEIAINNPANAGEFRVFNQFTEMFSISDLAVMVAKAGKHLGLSVEINHLDNPRVELEEHYFNAKNTKLKDLGLEPHNLEESLLDSLINVAQTYKGRVDESQILPKVSWRRN; translated from the coding sequence ATGAAAGTCCTGGTTATTGGTGGTGACGGCTATTGTGGGTGGGCTACCGCACTTTATCTGTCTGACCATGGTTATGAAGTAGGGATTCTGGATAATCTCGTGCGTCGTCATTGGGATCAACAGCTTTGTGTTGAGACCCTGACACCGATCGCACCGATTCAGCAACGGTTACGCAAATGGCATGAATTAACCGGCAAAACCATCGATCTGTTTATTGGCGATATCAACAATTATGATTTCCTGATTCGCTCTTTGCGTCAATTTCAACCCGAGGCGATTGTCCATTTTGGGGAACAGCGGTCGGCTCCATTTTCGATGATTGACCGCGAACATGCGGTCATGACTCAGACGAATAATGTAGTTGGAAACTTGAATCTTTTATTTGCAATGAAAGAGGAGTTTCCTGACACCCACTTGGTGAAATTGGGAACGATGGGTGAATATGGAACGCCCAATATCGATATTGAAGAAGGTTATATCGAGATTAACCATAATGGACGAAAAGATACTCTTCCCTATCCGAAGCAACCGGGAAGTTTCTATCATCTCTCGAAAGTTCATGATAGCCACAATATCCATTTTGCCTGCAAGATTTGGGGTTTGCGAGCCACAGACTTGAACCAAGGGGTGGTTTATGGGGTGCATACGGAGCAAACCAAACGGGACGAGTTGCTGATCAACCGTCTCGATTATGATGGTGTATTCGGAACCGCGCTCAACCGCTTCTGTATTCAAGCGGCGATCGGTCATCCCCTTACGGTTTATGGTAAAGGTGGACAAACGAGAGGCTTTTTAGATATCCGCGATACGGTTCGCTGTATTGAAATTGCGATAAATAATCCTGCCAATGCTGGTGAATTTAGAGTCTTTAACCAGTTCACTGAAATGTTTAGCATTAGTGATTTAGCAGTCATGGTTGCTAAAGCAGGTAAACACCTCGGATTATCGGTGGAAATTAACCACCTGGATAATCCCCGTGTAGAATTGGAAGAGCATTATTTTAATGCGAAAAACACCAAGCTTAAAGATCTAGGTTTAGAACCGCATAACTTAGAAGAGTCCCTGCTTGATTCTTTGATTAATGTGGCTCAAACATACAAAGGTCGAGTGGATGAGAGTCAAATTCTTCCTAAAGTCTCTTGGCGGCGGAATTAA